Within Scyliorhinus canicula chromosome 14, sScyCan1.1, whole genome shotgun sequence, the genomic segment ttaggtggggttactgggttacagggatatggtggagatgtgggtttgggtagggtgctctattcaagagccggtgcagacttgatgggccgaatggcctccttctgcactgtaaattctattattctatgatagTTCTGGGAAGGGGAAGGTGAGACGTTATTCCTCAATTCTACAGCATTATCCACATCTTGATGGCCCTGGAAGGGTACTGCAGTGTTCACGGATGTACTGGAGGCCTTCTACAGTGGATAGGCACCAACTGGGTATTGAGTGTATTTTAAATACTAACATCATGAATAATCTATTATTTGTTTTTCTGATCCTCCAATTGGTCGTGTTTATTGTTGACCTATTCATAGGGTCCTACACTTGAATTGGCCATATTAATGTTATGTTTCATCAGTCCAACAAAATAGGCCCATCGGACAGGTTTTTTTCACTTGGAGCAGCCTCTAATTTCCTTCATCAACGAATCCCTGCTGTACAGTCCttgtactctctctctctggcaccaTTGCGTCAGTCAGGTGAGTCGCTATAAAAAGGGTCAGGTAGTAGGTGGTAGATCACGGGGCTGCTCGCCAGGGGGAGGACAACAACATTAACCCGCATGCAAGCAGCCAGCGGAGCTGTTTGAGAGTTTTACTCCAAGGATTCGGAAATTAGACGCCTATCTTTCGATAGGAAGGCGGTGAGACGTGTCCCTGACTATCTTGAGTAGTAACTGCATTTTGAAGTAAGTGAGAGCGGGTGTACTTAAGTTTTTGTGTCGACTTGGGCTTTCACTTAGAAtgagaactttttttttaaacaagtatTTTAGTGTCTGCGCAGGAATCATTTGGGTTTGAGGTTTAACAGATTCCTATTTCGTAACCAACTTGGGTTTCCATCCACAAAGTTGCAATTGGATTTTGAACATATCGCTAAAGGGGGACGGGGCTAATTAACACGCATTTCGCAATTAGCGAGGGGAGCGTTTGGCGCCGGTTCCTGTATTTTCTATTTCACTTCCCAAAATCAAAGATTTCCAAATCTGGTAAATTCCGAGTGTTTAGTTTTTTTGggggtggacattctgaatgtatATAACGGTGTTAAACCTAATTAGTTTTCTATTAACTGGATGATTGGCCCATTCACTTAATGGGGGTGTTAATGATTTTCAGCTGATTAGAAGGGTTAATTCTAAATGGGAGAACAAAATGCTGATTTCTGAACTCCGGGGCGATTACATCAAAAGAAACATAACAATCTTTGGGTTAGAATAGTTAAATTCTGGTTTCTAATCTAGACCAATTTTGGGAGTAAGTTTGGGATTGTTGTGCAAATACCTGATCTATTTGTTCCTCTAAACAATGTGTCGGTCTAAACTTAAAACCTGCAGACTTTGACCTTAAATGGACTGTGTATTCTACCGGTGCAACTTGTCTCATATATTTAACAAATCTTTGGTCTTGACCATAGAGAAGGTgttttttttctgaatggaggtctgtaaggTCAGTACTAGGACCTCTACTCTTTTataatatcaatgacttggataaaaatgtagtgggtctgattagcaaatttgtggatgatactaagattgcagaagttgtggatagtgatgacgaTTGTCAGAGAACCCAacagggcagagaaatggcagatggaatttaacctggacaaatgtgaggtaatgcatttttggtAGATTCAATTCGGGTGAGAGCTATAAAATAAAAGGCTGGAGCATAGAGACAGATCTGGGTGTGCAAGTCCACAAATCCTTAAGTGGCAGCACTGATGGTGGTAAAGGaaccatatggcatgcttgcctcttGGGTTGAAGTATTGAGTATAGTTATATAGAATGCTGTGTCCCATTCTAGTCACtgcactactagaaggatgtggaagctttggagagagtacagaaaatgttcaccaggatggtgcctggtatggagggggtatttgctatgaggagagattgactaaatTGGGATGGTTATCCCTAGAGatgggaggctgaggggtgaccttattaggggtatagatagggtgaacagttggaaggctttttcccagggtggaattgaaaattaatgggggcatcagggtggggggggggggggggaaggtttggtcgagatgtgtgggggaggtttttacacggagggtggtggtggcctggaatgcactgcaaagTGAAATGGTTGAGACAGTTCTGTTACTGACTATATGACttgtctggataggcacatgaccagatggggtatagaagggcaggcttggagggccaaagggcctgctgtattgttctttgaagtgAAGCATCGAATAGTGGCAATGATCTGGGCTGAGTTCTGTCCTGCTTCTCAAACCTGTTCATTATCATTATCTAGCTGCTGCTTGGATGCACAAGTCCTGCTTCCAGAAAATCTGCCAGcagctgaattttaaaaatagtgtAAATTAATTTTGTAACTAATGCATACAGGTAATGGCTCACTCCATTAGAAACGTTGGAGTTGAGAATGGGCAGATAAAGCATTACACCTTAAACtccatgtgctggaaaatgggaataaAGTAAATAGGTGCTTCATGGCTGACACCGACTTCTGCTGTTAAGATGGACTCTAAAACCTACACTTCTCTCCATCTTGCCTATATATTCATGGGGGTGGAATCGACACTTCCACCGTCGTGGATGTGGACCATCAAGGTAAACTCTCCTGGTGAAATTGGGAGTAAGTGGTCCCAAATCCTTGTACAGTATCACAATTACAGCTCTTcgatttgcattttttttttagttttcaatCTATCTAATACTCAAATGATTtcctcaatttcttttttttaggtCTAACTGAAGCCAGAAGATGAATTGGGGGCAGCTGCACCTTATCCTAGGAGGTGTCAACAGGCACTCCACCAGCATCGGCAAAATCTGGCTCTCCGTCATCTTCGTTTTTCGCATTATGATTCTGGTGGTGGCGGCGGAGAGTGTTTGGGGAGATGAACAGTCAGACTTCGTCTGTAACACCCTGCAGCCTGGCTGCAAGAACGTGTGCTACGACCAGTTCTTTCCCATGTCCCACATCCGCCTGTGGTGCCTCCAGGTCATCTTCATCTCCACGCCCGCCCTCCTGGTCTCCCTGCACGTCGCGTACAGACAGCACGAAGAGAAGAAGTGTTTGGAAAAGCGGCAGGGCCTCTTGAAGAAGGAGGAAGTGGAGGCCCTGAGGCAACAGAAAATGCGGATCGTCGGTGCTTTTTGGTGGACCTATGTGATCAGCATCGTCTTCCGAATCCTCTTTGAGACGGTTTTCACCTACATGCTGTATTTCCTGTACGGTGGCTTTCAGATGGCTCGCCTAGTAAAGTGCAGTGCCTCGCCCTGCCCCAACATCGTGGACTGCTTCATTTCCAGACCCACCGAGAAGACTGTCTTCATAATCTTCATGACGGTGGTTTCTGGGGTCTGCGGGCTGCTGAACGTGGCGGAGTTGTTTTATTTGCTAGTTAAGGCGTGCATGAGGCAAACGCGCCGGCGGCACCACCCCAACCACCTGCCCAGGAGCTCCGAGAAGGAGCAGAACGAGATGAACGAACTCTTGTCCACCACACACCAGAAAATGGTCTTGGAGTCGAATAAAACGTCCTGAGGGACTGTGCGTTGCCCAAGCCCCGTCCTGCTCCGTGATATGTAATGAACATTTAACCTGGGGAAATGCACCACTTTCTACTTTAATGTCGCCCCTTTTATACATGTACCCAGTAGTTTCTAGTCGGCACTTGCCGTTTTTTTAAACCAAGCAGTTACTCCAAACGCACAACTTGCACTAATTTGACACCTTTACCAATATTGTATTCACGCTACCGCGACCTTTTTAATGTAAGGAAGTGATATCAGATATTTAAATGCACCATCAGTGATGGACCGTTGACAGCAAATCTATTGGACTTTTCTTTCGTCCCCCTTGTGGGTTATCACTGCCAGTGGATGAACCAAATCACCTCCAAGCCAAGTGTTTATTGTTGCGCACTCCCAGCAACTCGTTTTTTCTGTAGTTTTTATTGTAAGCAATAAAATTGTACTTGATGGGTATTAGCTCAATCTAATTTCTTATGGCTAGTATTATCTATCTAAAATTTCCAGGTGCCAATAGAGGAATTTCTATTTTTGATTCTTGCGCGAATTGACCAAAGGGCGAGATTAGCGTAAAGCAACAGCCGTCACTACATTCGGTCCCGTACCCAAGATTGAGCACTACTGTCTCGAGTATACTACCATTGACCAAATTATCTCCTTGGTTCAATGTAATGTAACCATATAACACCTTTTAAATTCCAGTAGAAAGGCATATATAATTTCTTTGCATAATTTGCTTGACGACTGCTTCCCCTAAAAATACTGTTTGGATACTTGCCTCCTGATCTCCTCTAATGTGAATTGCCCACTTTGGTGAGGGAGCATGGTGCTCTTTCACTTCAATTTCCTCCAAGCAGCAGCCGTGGTAACTTGTAAACTGCGAGCTAATTGTGAGTACAGTCAGTATTTACCATTGAGCTATATTGGGAGTAGGGCCTTGGAGTATTGGTTTAATTTTAAGGAGTATGAAAACTGATGTGCTCCATGTGGAAAACCAGAATATTCCAGTTCTGATGGGCAGCATATGTAGGAATGGCTACGGCTCCTGGAAGCCTGAGTTTTGAAGCTGCACGTATTCTATGGAGCATCCACAGGATTGAGTATTGTGTGGTGTAACAGGCTGAGTCTGCAGAAAAGGAATGACCACCAGGTGGAGTAAGAGGACTGAACAGGCAGCGCAGGAATCGCATTTGCTGTGCCCTGAAAACagataccactttggatactattAGAAATAATTTGTGGCAAGCAGCAACCGAACAGGAAGTGTGGGAATGTAATAGTTAAGGACGAGAATAGATGGATATTGTGGCTCCAAACAATATGTTGCATTGGAGGTCAAAGTAGAATATAGTAAGTTGAGAAGTTCAAAAATaggaaggtagtgatctcaggattactaccaatgCCACAGGCTTCGAAATAGCAAGGTATATCTGAATACATGATTAGAGAATGTGAGGGGAAGTTCCTGGGACCAGTTCTGTGGAAGGTAGGACCAGTAGATGGGTTACACTTGGCAGGACTGGATTGGCTAGTGGTTCAGGAGCAGTAAAATGGCACGgggatggtggcgcagtgggttatccctgttgcctcacagcagcaggtcccaggtttgattctgggtcactgcctatgtggagtttgcatgttctcccagtgtttgtgagttttgccctcacaacccgttatgtgcaggctaggtggattgaacatgctcaattgccccttaattggggaaaaactaattgggtagtcaattttttaaaaaaggcacaaGGATGAGAACTTGTCCTGTTCCCATATCcccttttgaaaatatttttattctccttttcactATCCCCtttattattttaatattttctccttttcacatttcatccaaatttacacccacccacTAATAAACAAATGTCAATCCCCTGACCAACAATtccttcctcccaccaaccccccaaacaaccctcaacattttaaacacaaacatcaaaaaaaagaatcaggaatacACCAagaacatacccccccccccccccaaatgtttgatgtcatccaattcttgaaagtgcataataaacaaggcccctcccccccccccccccccccccatgaattgTTGaattgtgaggtgtgccctgtacaccaccttcagctgtatcagccccaacttcgCACACCAGTTGAGACAtgcaccctccggagcacctcacaccacgaCCCCTCCACCATGTCCtttcccaactctttctcccaatgtcttaatcccctccagcagtGCCATCTCCTTTCAGAATAGCCCCATAAATCGCGGACACTACTCCTTTCTCCAttttccccctgtcgtcagcaccttctCCAACAGTGAAGGCCTGCTTCACCGGAAAGCTCTATCGCCTTCTTAGCAAAATCTTGGACTTGCATATACTGACACATTTCCCCCAGCTCCTACAAACCTGCCccctagaaacaaatcctttGATGCCCTGATTctcctcctcccatctccaaaaactcCATTCCCCACTTCTGTGGCATTTCCATTGACCCTGCCACAGCCTGAAGTGCGAGCACAACTGGCTCCAGATTTTCAACTGGCTCAGAGTATTTCCCCCGGGACATCAGGAGCAGCGCCCAAATGACCTCAGCCCCGATCCCCTATACAGATTCtgctccattctaacccactagGAGATCTCTTCCCCTctaacccagctcctcaccttctccatGTTCGCCACCCAGTCACAATATTGGAAATTCAGAAAACCTAACCCccctgactgccgtcctctcAACAACAGCACTTTCTTAATGTTAGCCACCTCTCCTGCCATGTAAACAAGGTAATTATCTTCAACCTCCTTGaacatgcctttggcaggaagatcggcaggtattgaaaaataaaccagaggacaccatcccaccttgccagatccgctttcaccctcttcccccagacGAGTAATGTTATACATACGGAgtgccccatatccctttaacctgatttttaaaaatcttgtttaTTTCGGTCTCctgtttttatcagaaatatatcttttaaagaaaaaaaataatttttattcaagttttcacattGTCAACAATACAAAAAAACACttcagaacaacccccccccccccccccccccatatacacaAAGAATAAAACAACAAAGATGAACTGTATGAAAGCAAATACACACACCcaatcaagaaaaacaaacaacCCTCATGAACCCCCTccaggttgctgctgttgctgaccatcgCCTACCGCTCTGCCATAAAGTCTCGAAacagttgccaccgcctaaagaccccttgtactgatccccttgaGGCAAATTTGACCCCCTCCAATTtaataaatcctgccatgtcgttaatccaggactccacgcttggggatctcgcatctttccactgaagaagaatctttcgccaggctaccagggacaAAGGCCAGAGATAGATAGaggtagagaaatacagcacagaacaggcccttcggcccacgatgttgtgccaaacttttgtcctaggttaatcatagaattttggacactaagggcaatttatcatggccaatctacccaacctgcacatctttggactgtgggaggaaacccacgcacacacggggaggatgtgcagactccacacagacagtgacccaagtcgaaatcgaacttgggaccctggagctgtgaagcaattgtgctatccacaatgctaccgtgctgcccttaagaagaaattaatctacactccattattctaccctaatccatgtacctattcaatagccgcttgaaggtccctaacgtttccgactcaactactgtacttccacaggcagtgcattccatgcccccactactctctgggtaaagaacctacctctgacatcccccctatatcttccaccatttaccttaaatttatgtccccttgtaacggtttgttccacccggggaaaaagtctctgactgtctatctatttccCTGATAATCTTATAAATctcgatcaagtcgcccctcatccttctccgttctaatgagaaaaggcctagcaccctcaacctttcctcgtaagacctactctccattccaggcaacatcctggtaaatctcctttgcaccttttccaaagcttccacatccttcctaaaatgaggtgaccagaactgcacacagtactccaaatgtggcctgaccaaggttttgtacagctgcatcatcacctcacggctctaaaattcaatccctctgctaatgaacgctagcacaccataggccttcttcacagctttatccacttgagtggcaactttcaaagatctatgaacatagaccccaagatctctctgctcctctacattgccaagaaccctaccgttaaccctgtattccgcattcatatttgtccttccaaaatggacaacctcacacttgttagggttaaactccatctgccacttccccCGGTGCAATCAGAAATACTTTGACCTCCTTCTATTCGTAGCCACGCTCACCACCGGCCGCCTCATATAAcctcacccacctgacgaacccctccccaaacccgaatcttttcaacacctcccacaggtacccccc encodes:
- the gjb8 gene encoding gap junction protein beta 8; translation: MNWGQLHLILGGVNRHSTSIGKIWLSVIFVFRIMILVVAAESVWGDEQSDFVCNTLQPGCKNVCYDQFFPMSHIRLWCLQVIFISTPALLVSLHVAYRQHEEKKCLEKRQGLLKKEEVEALRQQKMRIVGAFWWTYVISIVFRILFETVFTYMLYFLYGGFQMARLVKCSASPCPNIVDCFISRPTEKTVFIIFMTVVSGVCGLLNVAELFYLLVKACMRQTRRRHHPNHLPRSSEKEQNEMNELLSTTHQKMVLESNKTS